One window of Triplophysa rosa linkage group LG10, Trosa_1v2, whole genome shotgun sequence genomic DNA carries:
- the ralgapa1 gene encoding ral GTPase-activating protein subunit alpha-1 isoform X8: MFSKKPHGDVRKSTQKVLDPKKDVLTRLKHLRIVIENAEPLELKHLFEQNYSHIYYVFFENFVTIEVNLKQKGHKSQREELDSILFIFEKILQLLPERIQGRWQFHSIGLILKKLLHTGNSLKIRREGVRLFLLWMQALQHNTLKEQLWIFACLIPGFPAPQSELGPRTLDNLISPPLNLQESQVTPEEISPLVPPQSGDKSQEDLTGYLLEALLKYMVNQAKSLEWKCKENHEKGFAFLFGNFKKYYLPHIFPNFSKETSLYNPILDVPPMRPKPYYVVLKRDPETNEALYCTKENFLNARVIFIRWLVSFWLEPRPNTGTHIPGMEGENVPKNIQRAAAGLAAREDVGQRQDSLDAGGGGEPEQSHSNTSTLTEREPSTSSLCSIDEEHLTDIEVVRRVLCSSRTNVNFITEIFRQAFLLPMCEAAAMRKVVRVYQEWISQQDKPVFMREPEEDQYSSQLDSTHEQGADREKEDMTVSVHNRNSNWCRSRSSDTEMLEHNVHAGVQATLQAFITNSSNVFLLEAANEMKTLLEEHVDMCKRVLNIYRSLVMHETMNQKSWEQILLVLLRVTEYVMKRPPSIMPHGKKSNTLSGRLAGAIFQTLIVAWIKGNLNVYISRELWDDLLSVLSSLTCWEELVTEWSLTMETLTKVLARNLYNLDLNELPLDKLSEQKQKKHKGKGGIHEGQKIVVDRSFSKGWSRDLPGQEAAMRQRSATTAGSPGVEKARSIVRQKTVDLEEPPMAQRGPRTRHCSQSEETPSSEVFSASGDLEQPPLPRSSSASDIMEPFITERVKANKDELTPKMRPMSNDAGNSNPNVSDLMDEFIQERLRARGNSSMTRRGSSPGSLEIPKDLPELLNRQNATRPADDPGVPSEWTSPASASGSDLISSDSQSDSFNAFQYVNKFENFSFPPETCTLGSVDQDSLGGAGQTAEEQELSSLTTLHIDSETSSLSQHGISADTVTITGSESASPMHSLGGSRSQTPSPATLTAEHVQHKDLQLDEKMHHSVLQTPDDLETSEFPTEDGSVMSGGTLTGWHADVATVMWRRMLGILGDVNSIKDPEIHAQVFDYLCELWQNLAKIRDNLGISLDNQSSPPPPDLIPPLRILTPWLFKATMLGERYKQGKLHAYKLICKIMKRRQDVSPNSDFLMHFYNIMHCGLLHQDQDIVNTIIKHCSPRFFSIGLPGATMLILDFIVAASRVTACSSLNAPRVEAQILLGSLVCIPNLYKELPALHPTTAEIIMTKFTDVKEHIIKHILNSARDEPSAPARSVALCSLGVWLCEELVHGTQHPQIKEALNVICVTLKFSNKTVALAASDILHLLINYVDDLQKFPPNTPKKIVEVLIATITYLLPATESSPHELDKRLVVSLLLCLLDWVMALPPKTLLQPVDGASDKETNDKSVLSCIYKVLHGCVYGAQSFSNPSYFPIHLSDLSSPDYDPFLPLENLKEPEPLHSPDSERSSKLQPVTEVRSRIQQGLISIAARTVISHLVNHLGHYPMSGGPATLTSQVCENQDNPYSESADLTPELFDAPNLQFFVLNGTTLLSYLQIRAEGGLPGGGMSAGLTTTNACVRVIVRDISGKHSWDSAVLYGPPQCISPSQPLHLYTSSTPAGESREHAKDQGSLESGSQEEPENGAFHENEENLERDEEEENENEDREEMELEEEDEEAALELMAPQAKRRCREVVPSWDSLQDGEEVLDEMLQYLEYSSPECLQRTGTPLNIPAPPPNCVSEKQENDVINAILKQCAEERDFTLHCGNGLNMRAAVQQEPSPQRPQSAFYYCKLLLNILGMNSWEKRNSFHLLKKNEKLLRELKNLDSRQCRETHKIAVFYVAEGQEDKHSILSNTAGSQAYEDFVSGLGWEVNLTSHCGFMGGLQRNKSTGLTMPYFATSTVEVMFHVSTRMPPDSDDSLTKKLRHLGNDEVHIVWSEHSRDYRRGIIPTEFGDVLIIIYPMKNHMYSIQIIKKPEVPFFGPLFDGAIVDGKILPTVVRATAINASRALKSLIPLYQNFYEERARYLETIVQHHSEATTFEDYAARVFCPAPFHYLPSEAGSCIESQLAESLAMQVDGNDLASPMSPRASKSRMSMKLRRSSGSANKT, encoded by the exons AAAATGCCGAGCCTCTGGAACTCAAGCACCTTTTCGAGCAGAATTACTCGCACATCTACTACGTGTTTTTCGAAAACTTCGTCACCATCGAGGTCAACCTGAAACAGAAAG GTCACAAATCACAACGAGAGGAGCTTGATTCGATTCTGTTTATATTCGAG AAAATCTTACAGCTGTTACCCGAGCGAATACAAGGAAGATGGCAGTTCCACAGCATAG GTCTCATTTTAAAGAAACTGCTACACACTGGAAACTCCCTAAAG ATCCGCAGGGAAGGTGTGCGTCTGTTCCTTCTATGGATGCAGGCTCTACAACACAACACCCTAAAAGAGCAGCTCTGGATCTTTGCCTGTCTGATCCCAGGATTCCCAGCACCGCAGTCCGAGCTAGGCCCTCGCACCCTGGATAATCTCATCAGCCCTCCTCTGAACCTTCAGGAGT CCCAAGTCACTCCAGAAGAGATAAGCCCCCTGGTGCCACCCCAGTCCGGAGATAAATCCCAGGAGGATCTAACCGGTTACTTACTGGAGGCTCTTCTTAAATACATGGTAAACCAG GCCAAAAGTCTGGAGTGGAAATGTAAGGAGAATCACGAAAAGGGGTTCGCCTTCCTTTTCGgcaattttaaaaagtattaccTTCCCCATATCTTCCCCAACTTCTCCAAGGAGACCAGTTTGTACAATCCTATTCTGG ATGTCCCACCAATGAGACCAAAGCCTTACTACGTAGTTTTAAAAAGAGACCCAGAGACCAATGAAGCCCTGTACTGCACTAAAGAGAACTTCCTCAATGCCAGAGTCATATTTATCCGCTGGCTGGTGTCCTTCTGGTTGGAACCCAGGCCAAACACAGGAACACACATCCCTGGCATGGAAGGAGAAAACGTGCCAAAGAATATACAG AGAGCGGCAGCAGGCCTAGCTGCCCGAGAAGATGTGGGACAGAGACAGGACTCTCTGGACGCGGGAGGGGGTGGCGAGCCGGAGCAGTCGCACTCCAACACCAGCACCCTGACCGAGAGAGAGCCCAGCACTTCCAGTCTCTGCAGCATAGATGAGGAGCACCTCACCGACATCGAAGTGGTCCGACGGGTCCTCTGTTCCTCCAGAACCAACGTCAACTTCATCACGGAGATCTTTCGACAG GCCTTTCTGCTGCCCATGTGTGAAGCCGCAGCCATGCGTAAGGTGGTACGGGTGTATCAGGAATGGATTTCTCAGCAGGATAAGCCTGTGTTTATGAGAGAGCCGGAAGAAGACCAATACTCAAGCCAGCTGGACTCCACCCATGAGCAAGGAGCTGACAGAGAGAAGGAG gaTATGACTGTGTCCGTTCACAACCGAAACTCTAATTGGTGCAGGAGTAGATCATCTGACACCGAGATGCTGGAGCACAACGTTCATGCTGGTGTTCAGGCTACACTACAG GCTTTCATCACCAATTCCTCTAATGTCTTCCTTCTCGAGGCTGCCAATGAGATGAAGACCCTTCTGGAGGAGCATGTTGACATGTGCAAGCGTGTGCTCAACATATACCGCAGTCTGGTCATGCATGAGACCATGAACCAAAAGAGCTG GGAACAGATCCTGTTGGTGTTGCTAAGGGTAACCGAATATGTGATGAAGAGGCCTCCATCCATCATGCCTCATGGCAAGAAGAGTAACACGTTATCGGGCCGATTGGCTGGGGCAATTTTTCAG ACTCTGATCGTGGCCTGGATCAAAGGGAATCTGAACGTGTACATCTCTCGAGAGCTGTGGGACGACCTGCTGTCTGTACTCTCCTCTCTCACATGCTGGGAAGAGCTGGTCACCGAGTGGTCCCTTACCATGGAAACACTTACAAAGGTACTCGCTCGCAATCTTTACAACCTGGACCTGAACGAGCTGCCCCTGGACAAACTTAGCGAGCAGAAACAGAAGAAACACAAAGGCAAAG GTGGCATCCATGAGGGGCAGAAAATTGTTGTGGATCGCTCTTTCTCTAAAGGCTGGAGTCGAGACCTGCCGGGCCAGGAGGCTGCGATGAGACAGCGCAGTGCTACCACAGCTGGATCTCCAGGCGTAGAGAAGGCCAGAAGCATAGTTAGACAGAAGACAGTGG ACCTGGAGGAACCTCCCATGGCCCAGCGCGGGCCGCGGACTCGTCACTGCTCTCAGAGCGAGGAGACTCCGTCGTCAGAGGTGTTTTCAGCCTCCGGTGACCTGGAGCAGCCCCCCCTCCCCCGCAGCAGCAGCGCCTCTGACATCATGGAGCCCTTCATCACCGAGCGGGTCAAAG CCAATAAAGATGAGCTGACACCCAAAATGAGGCCCATGTCCAACGACGCCGGCAACAGCAACCCGAACGTCAGTGATCTTATGGATGAGTTCATTCAGGAGAGGCTGAGAGCCCGGGGCAATTCT AGCATGACAAGACGTGGCAGTAGCCCGGGTAGTCTGGAGATCCCCAAAGATCTTCCAGAGCTCCTGAACCGCCAAAACGCCACACGACCTGCGGACGACCCCGGTGTGCCCTCTGAGTGGACTTCACCAGCTAGTGCCAGCGGAAGTGACCTCATAAGCTCCGATAGCCAATCAGATTCCTTTAACGCTTTTCAGTATGTCAACAAGTTTGAGA ATTTCAGCTTCCCTCCTGAGACGTGCACTTTGGGCTCTGTTGATCAGGATAGTTTGGGGGGAGCAGGACAGACGGCAGAGGAACAGGAGCTGTCCAGCCTTACGACACTCCACATCGATTCGGAGACGAGCAGCCTCAGTCAGCACGGCATATCGGCTGATACAGTCACTATTACCG GTTCAGAGAGCGCGTCTCCCATGCACTCGCTTGGAGGTTCCCGATCACAGACGCCATCCCCGGCCACGCTCACTGCCGAACACGTCCAACATAAAGACCTGCAGCTGGATGAGAAAATGCATCACTCTGTCCTGCAGACACCTGATGACCTCG AAACCAGCGAATTTCCGACGGAGGATGGCAGCGTGATGTCCGGAGGTACCTTGACCGGCTGGCACGCTGATGTCGCCACTGTGATGTGGAGGAGAATGCTAGGCATTCTGGGAGATGTCAACTCCATCAAGGACCCTGAAATCCATGCACAGGTCTTTGACTACCTCTGTGAACTCTGGCAGAACTTGGCCaag ATCAGAGACAATCTCGGGATCTCCCTTGACAACCAGTCGTCTCCACCTCCGCCCGATCTGATTCCACCTCTTCGCATTCTGACTCCATGGCTCTTCAAA GCCACTATGCTTGGCGAACGCTATAAACAGGGAAAACTCCACGCCTATAAGCTCATCTGCAAGATCATGAAGAGAAGACAGGACGTTTCCCCTAACTCAGacttcctcatgcacttctacAACATCATGCACTGTGGCCTGCTTCACCAAGACCag GACATCGTAAACACCATCATCAAGCACTGTTCTCCACGCTTCTTCTCTATTGGTCTTCCTGGAGCAACTATGCTCATCCTGGACTTCATCGTGGCAGCGAGCCGAGTGACCGCCTGCTCGTCCCTTAAC GCTCCTCGGGTGGAGGCTCAGATTTTGTTGGGGTCCCTCGTATGTATCCCTAACCTGTATAAGGAACTTCCCGCCCTGCACCCCACAACGGCTGAGATCATCATGACAAAATTCACAGATGTCAAG GAGCACATAATCAAACACATCTTGAACTCAGCCAGAGATGAGCCTTCTGCACCAGCAAG GAGTGTGGCTCTCTGTAGTTTGGGGGTTTGGCTTTGTGAAGAGCTGGTTCATGGCACGCAACACCCACAGATCAAAGAAGCACTTAATGTCATCTGTGTCACTCTCAag TTCTCGAATAAAACCGTTGCCCTGGCGGCCTCGGATATCCTTCACCTGCTTATAAACTACGTGGACGATCTGCAGAAGTTCCCGCCCAACACTCCAAAGAAAATTGTGGAG GTCCTTATTGCAACAATTACTTACCTTCTGCCGGCCACAGAGTCCTCCCCTCATGAGCTGGACAAAAGG CTGGTTGTTTCTCTGCTGCTGTGTTTGCTGGACTGGGTCATGGCTCTACCTCCAAAAACTCTCCTTCAGCCAGTTGATGGAGCCTCTGACAAAGAGACAAACGATAAGTCTGTTCTGAGTTGCATTTATAAG GTCCTCCATGGTTGCGTATACGGTGCTCAAAGCTTTAGTAACCCCAGTTACTTCCCCATTCACCTGTCAGACTTGAGTAGTCCAGACTATGACCCCTTCCTACCGCTGGAGAACTTGAAGGAACCGGAGCCTCTCCATTCGCCCGACTCTGAACGCTCCTCCAAACTGCAGCCCGTCACTGAAG TGAGGAGTCGTATTCAGCAAGGCCTGATCTCAATTGCGGCACGCACGGTCATATCCCACCTGGTCAACCACCTGGGCCACTATCCCATGAGCGGTGGTCCGGCCACTCTGACAAGCCAGGTGTGTGAGAACCAGGATAACCCATACAGCGAGAGCGCAGACCTGACGCCCGAACTCTTTGATGCACCCAACTTGCAGTTCTTTGTGCTTAATGGAACCACACTGCTGTCCTACCTTCAAATCCGGGCAGAGGGTGGTCTGCCCGGAGGCGGTATGTCGGCTGGCCTCACCACTACCAATGCCTGTGTACGAGTCATCGTGAGGGACATTTCCGGAAAACACTCCTGGGACTCAGCCGTACTGTATGGCCCACCTCAATGCATCAGTCCCAGTCAACCTTTGCACCTTTATACGTCCTCCACTCCAGCAGGGGAAAGTAGAGAACATGCCAAAGATCAGGGCAGTTTAGAGAGTGGCAGTCAAGAAGAGCCAGAGAATGGAGCGTTTCATGAGAATGAGGAGAACCTGGAGAGGGATGAAGAGGAAGAGAATGAGAATGAGGACAGGGAGGAGATGGAACttgaggaggaggatgaagagGCAGCACTGGAGCTGATGGCCCCACAGGCGAAACGGCGGTGCAGAGAAGTCGTCCCAAGCTGGGACTCCCTGCAGGATGGAGAAGAAGTCCTGGACGAGATGCTGCAGTACTTGGAATACTCTAGCCCAGAGTGCCTGCAGCGCACCGGCACACCGCTCAATATACCAGCCCCGCCACCCAACTGCGTGTCCGAGAAGCAGGAGAATGATGTCATCAATGCCATCTTGAAGCAGTGCGCTGAAGAGCGCGACTTTACACTGCATTGTGGGAACGGGCTGAACATGAGAGCAGCGGTGCAGCAAGAGCCAAGCCCTCAGAGACCCCAGTCGGCCTTCTACTACTGCAAACTGCTCCTCAACATACTGGGCATGAACTCCTGGGAAAAGAG GAACAGTTTTCACCTGCTGAAGAAGAACGAAAAACTACTGAGAGAGCTGAAGAATCTGGATTCCAGACAGTG TCGTGAAACGCACAAGATTGCAGTGTTTTACGTGGCAGAGGGGCAAGAAGACAAGCACTCCATATTGTCCAACACAGCTGGAAGTCAGGCGTATGAAGACTTTGTGTCAGGCCTGGGCTGGGAG gtcaaCCTTACTAGTCACTGTGGATTCATGGGCGGCCTTCAGCGTAACAAAAGTACGGGATTGACCATGCCGTACTTTGCCACCTCTACGGTAGAGGTGATGTTCCATGTGTCCACGCGCATGCCTCCAGATTCAGACGACTCGCTCACTAAAAAG TTACGGCATCTGGGCAACGATGAAGTGCACATCGTGTGGTCCGAGCACTCACGGGACTACCGGAGGGGCATCATTCCCACTGAATTTGGAGATGTGCTGATCATCATCTACCCCATGAAGAACCACATGTACAGCATCCAGATCATCAAGAAGCCTGAG